From Anopheles funestus chromosome 3RL, idAnoFuneDA-416_04, whole genome shotgun sequence, a single genomic window includes:
- the LOC125767434 gene encoding condensin complex subunit 2, producing MATTSTPLRKSNASRVFITPQTVVREVTNDDEAERRSRRSEVSMNDSINTVHENENINMCLKLYSDNKMSKENAWSLTIIDSFARLISRHSKSLQNFQVAGSTLEASTKVYGLRVDSVHTDVMRMCSELTRQTARAMNNNPDDQNEEGADGQGNDLSMAEGADGVNSKNNQSITTQPKVKKKRTRNAVSTVTKSKEAINGPLDTNPFMDPFFAKLNSVVGDVNSSSRLMQNIVPTKNAELRLGMDYPFWDPLQPPELDLDGVSETYDGMVCSTLRFFPLGSGNLLRSLRSGYLITDAPAEDDEDDEDPQTNLTSMDAHMDDVEAREHGASLVNRSALDVHFDINAEVEPVPSGDAFILHYDAKDMDGNDDFAEDDQMALEQCKGLRREAVVIEDMKPLESFNAQLDYSYRPLDRISQFWAGPSHWKFKRTFRPRTIATSDTASTGSTTSKERTGSRKKRFEMDTLDDVFSVNETLFQKYTPNRPDKGFTHMKTAICKKWESKKLKLPTDYKLDPNRFDVYKYARGISVMDFYEVDGSNHASSEEYKCDARDDQISCSNDANDEGDNEMMMNHDEGEFHHVEHENRPLEHGEKDKTMNVSTVADVISSEFHGAPDRVQKINITYAKTAKVIDMKQLKYNCWRVISSHLQAEMDPPPTQNPSQQDVSLTVPTQTQSDDTRITFTTLYRKVPHLLSKSMSENFSKSLAFYAVLHLANEKSLQLERQEDLNDFTIRKADV from the exons ATGGCGACAACCAGTACACCTTTGCGTAAATCAAACGCATCGCGTGTGTTCATTACACCGCAAACCGTAGTACGAGAG GTAACCAACGACGATGAAGCCGAACGAAGGAGTCGTCGTTCGGAAGTGTCGATGAACGATTCTATAAACACAGttcatgaaaatgaaaacattaatatGTGTTTGAAGCTGTACTCTGATAAT aaAATGAGCAAGGAGAATGCCTGGTCGCTCACCATCATCGATAGCTTCGCTAGGCTGATATCCCGGCATTCGAAATCGCTGCAAAACTTCCAGGTAGCTGGCTCAACGTTGGAAGCTTCTACGAAAGTTTACGGACTGCGTGTCGATTCCGTGCACACGGATGTAATGCGCATGTGTTCCGAACTTACTCGTCAAACTGCGCGAGCTATGAACAACAATCCCGACGATCAAAACGAGGAAGGTGCCGATGGACAAGGAAATGACCTCTCGATGGCGGAAGGAGCTGATGGAGTCAATAGTAAAAACAATCAGAGCATCACTACGCAACCGAAAGTGAAAAAGAAGCGCACTCGCAACGCAGTTAGTACGGTAACGAAATCGAAAGAAGCGATCAACGGGCCACTGGACACGAATCCGTTTATGGATCCGTTTTTTGCGAAATTGAATTCGGTCGTCGGTGATGTAAACAGTTCGAGCAGATTGATGCAAAATATCGTTCCGACGAAAAACGCTGAACTGAGACTTGGTATGGATTATCCTTTCTGGGATCCGTTGCAACCGCCCGAGCTTGATTTGGATGGTGTGTCGGAAACGTACGACGGAATGGTATGTAGCACACTTCGCTTCTTTCCGCTGGGCTCAGGAAATTTGCTACGATCATTACGCTCAGGATATCTAATCACGGACGCACCAGCAGAAgacgatgaagatgacgaGGATCCGCAAACTAATCTAACCTCAATGGATGCGCATATGGACGATGTAGAGGCACGAGAGCATGGTGCATCGCTGGTGAATCGGTCCGCGCTGGATGTTCACTTCGACATTAATGCTGAAGTGGAACCGGTACCATCTGGGGATGCTTTCATACTTCATTACGATGCAAAAGATATGGACGGCAACGATGACTTTGCGGAAGATGATCAAATGGCCCTGGAACAATGCAAGGGATTACGGCGCGAAGCGGTTGTTATTGAAGATATGAAGCCGCTAGAGTCTTTCAACGCTCAACTAGACTATTCATACCGTCCGTTAGACCGAATATCTCAGTTTTGGGCTGGTCCATCGCACTGGAAGTTTAAGCGAACGTTTCGACCCCGTACAATTGCTACAAGTGATACGGCATCAACTGGATCGACAACTTCAAAGGAACGGACAGGCTCACGCAAGAAACGGTTTGAAATGGACACCTTAGACGATGTGTTTAGTGTGAACGAAACGCTGTTTCAGAAGTATACCCCTAACAGGCCAGATAAGGGTTTCACGCATATGAAGACCGCGATTTGCAAGAAATGGGAATCAAAGAAACTTAAACTGCCCACAGATTACAAACTCGATCCAAATCGTTTCGATGTTTACAAATATGCCCGAGGAATAAGTGTAATGGATTTTTACGAGGTTGATGGATCGAATCATGCCTCTTCGGAAGAGTACAAATGTGATGCCAGAGATGATCAGATATCGTGCAGTAATGATGCT AATGATGAAGGTGACAATGAGATGATGATGAACCACGACGAAGGCGAGTTCCATCATGTGGAGCATGAGAATCGACCACTGGAGCACGGCGAAAAAGATAAGACAATGAACGTTAGCACGGTAGCTGATGTAATATCTTCCGAGTTTCACGGCGCTCCAGACAGG GTTCAAAAGATCAATATAACGTACGCTAAGACGGCCAAGGTAATCGACATGAAGCAGCTGAAGTACAACTGCTGGCGTGTGATCTCCTCGCACTTACAGGCCGAAATGGACCCACCGCCAACGCAAAACCCCTCCCAACAAGACGTTAGTCTCACGGTGCCAACACAGACACAGTCCGATGATACCAGGATTACGTTCACCACTCTGTACCGTAAAGTACCGCATCTCCTAAGCAAATCAATGagtgaaaacttttccaaatcgCTCGCATTCTATGCTGTGTTGCATTTAGCAAATGAAAAGTCTCTGCAACTCGAACGGCAGGAagatttgaatgattttactATAAGAAAAGCGGACGTGTGA